TTGAGGGTGTTCCATGGCGTTGTAGATATGTCCTGCAGTTCATTTTGCAAATCGACAATCGTTTTATTAAGCTTGCCAAGATGAGAAATAAGGTTATTTTTTTCAGCAACTGTAAGCGTTAATGAGTCTGTTGTGTTTGTTAATGATTTTTTTAATTCATTGGTTTCAGTACTTACTAGATTAAGAGTGCTTTTTATTGAGTTGTTATGTTCTTTTAATTGCGAGATTTCCTCATTTTTTAAATCTAAAATTGTTTCATTTTCATTTATTATATTATTTATTTTCTTGGTTAGATCTTGTATGGACGCTTGGCTTGCAGTGATAGTTTCATCTCGTATTTGTATACCTTTTTGCAAATCTTTCGTCCAGCTAATGATTTCATCAAGTTGTGTATTTATATTTTCAATGTATTGAATTTTTTGACTAATTTCTGAGTCGCGCTGATCAATTCCTTTTCTCAAATCGCTTGCCCAATTTGTTAGGATACGGTTTGACGTAATAAGATCATAATGATCTGAAATATATATGGACGATCTGTGCTCTGGTAGAGCGTTTTCTGAGGAAGCGCAAAGAGCAATGTAATATACAGGTTGGTGTATATTTAAGCCTGCCTTGGGAAGCTTCTCTTTTTCTTCGTGAACTGCAAAAAACTCATTTTTAGCCGTATTTAAGTCAGATATAAATGAGGCGGCATTAATTCTTTGAGAAAGATATTTTATGCTTGAAAATTCGTTTGCTAACAGGTCGTTGAATTCGTCAAGATCTAATTCTTTTAAATGGTATTGGTTATGCTCTGGATTTATTTCTGAAAAAATAGTCCTATTCGGAGAGGAAATGCAAGCAAACCCCTCTGGCCGAAGCACTCTGGATATTTCAGAAAGCATTTCTTTTTGCTCAAGCAAGTGCTCTATTGTTTCATAGGAGACTACGATGTCGAAATAATTGTCTGGAAAAGGAATCTTCGTAACACTACCCTCGATGAAGTTAATATTTTTTTCATCAGAAGTATAGTGCGTCTTGGCATAGTCTACAGCTTCGCTGGAAATATCTACGCCGAAAACCATTTTCGCACCTGCATGATAGAGTACATTACTCCCATAACCAGTGCCGCAGGCTATATCCAGTACTACTTTATCTTTAACAAACGGTGAAATTAATGCGTAGCGATGATAGTGTTCGAGACGGATCTCTCCATCAAGATTTGGTACGAAACGTTCTCCAGTAAATTCCATCAAATAACCTCAATTTCTATGTTTTTCATATCTAGTCCAATGATGCCAAGGCATACTGAACTCGCATGAACTTTAAATATTAACGCATCATGCATCCAATTAAGCTGGATGTGGCTTTCTTGTGTACCTTCCGCAATAGCAGGTGATATCGAATAGTCGCCTGTTGGGAGAATTGGTAGTCTAAATGAGAAATTAGCCATGAAAGTAGAATTATGGTTAATTTCGATATTGGTATCCATGTACTTTAGATAAGTATTATCAGCAAATATTACTTGGCCAAGTCTATCTTTTATTTGGAATCCTACGATTGGATTAAGTAGGTCGCGCTCAGCCAAGCATTCAACGACCAAACAAACAGAGTCTCCCCCTGTTAGGGTCGATATAATTTCACCTGCAGAGTTCTTGAAGTACGTGTTGATTATTTTCGCACCACCAGCACCAAAATAGCCAACTTCCTCTTTGAATTTGAAAACCTTAATATCATTTCTCAGTGTCGAATTTTCATAGAGACTCTCTCTGCAATCCCGACTATCTTCCTCTTCTTTTTCCGTTGCGGTAGTGTTTATATTTTTACTCTTATATTGAGTGTTTTGATCATAAAGTGATGCTAGATAGTTTTGGGTGACCTCTTTGGGCGTGCCTATTTGTCGGATCTCTCCGCGATCTACCCAAATGGCTTTATTGCATAAGTTTGTAACGGCACCAGTGTCATGGCTACAAAAGACAAGAGTTCCGTCATTGGAAATGAATTGCCGTAAAAATCTCATGCATTTTTGTACGAAGTATGCATCACCAACTGATAAGGCCTCATCAATAATGAGAATATCTGCCTTTACATGAGCAACAACTGAAAAGGCTAGTCTTACAAACATACCGCTAGAGTAGGTTTTTACTGGTTGATCTATGAAATCATGAATTTCAGAGAAATCAATAATGCTTTGAAAAGCATTGTCAGTTTCTTTTTTAGTAAGACCATAAAGTGAAGCTGCTAGATAGACATTTTCACGTCCAGTAAACTCGGGATTAAATCCAGCACCTAGCTCTAATAATGCTGCAATTTTGCCATTGGTTACGACGCTACCTTGAGTAGGGCTAAGGGTGTGGCAAATTAGTTGCATTAAAGTGGATTTTCCACTTCCATTCTTCCCTACAATTCCTACTGTTTCACCCTTATTTATGGTAAAGCTTGCACTTTTTAACGCCCAAAATTCTTTGGAATTGGCTTTTCTTTTTAATATTGGAAATAAAGAAAAGAATCTATGTGAAGCACTTTTGTAAAGTGTGTAGCATTTTCCAAGGTTTGATACTTGAATTAATTCGTTATTAGATAACATCGGAAAATCCTACTTTTGTCTTTAAAAAAAACTTATGCCCCAGAAAGGCTAGTAAAATGGATGCAAAAAGATATATGAAGTAGCTTTCTGGGTTTGGAGCGACACCCCAGTATAATGCGCTTCTGAGCTGATCAACAGGTATGGTCAGCGGGTTTAAATATATGTAGGAAGCAATATCCTTTGGCAGTACTTGAATGGGGTAGAATATTGGAGATATAAACATCAACCCTGTCAAAAACACCCCGAGAAATTGATTTACATCTCGGAAGTAGACTCCGACGGCGGCGAGAAATGAAGTAACGCCATAAGTCAACAAGGCAATCGGTATGAGGATTGCTGGTAAAAAAAGTACTGTAAGCGGGGGTAAACCTACCAACAAAATATAAAAGAGAATCCAAACGCCGATTGCGATAACCATATTTATAAATGCGGATACTACAATCACGAGAGGAAGCAGCTGCAATGGAAAAATTACCTTTTTAACGTAATTTGTATTGCTTATTATTACGGATGGAGCTTTAGATAAGCACTCTGATACAAAGTTGAAAATTATCAAACCGGCAAAAAGTATTAGAGCATATTCACCGTGAGATGTGCTTTTCACTCCCCATTTTGCTTGCAAAATACTACCAAATACAAAGGTGTATATTACAAGCATTAAAATGGGCTGCAGAAAAATCCATGCAGCGCCTACGGTAGACCCTCGATACTTTGTAGCTATCTCTCGTGTTACAAGAGATTTTGTTATATAGAAGAAATTAGATTTTCCATCTAATGCCATTTTTTTTCCTTGCTGCATTAAATATTATCAGAGTGAATGATCAGTGCTTGATCATGTCTAGCAAATATCGGCCATAGCCTGTTTTTTGCAACGGTTGCGCAAGAGTTTTGACTTGTTCGCG
The Chromobacterium sp. IIBBL 290-4 DNA segment above includes these coding regions:
- a CDS encoding ABC transporter ATP-binding protein, producing MLSNNELIQVSNLGKCYTLYKSASHRFFSLFPILKRKANSKEFWALKSASFTINKGETVGIVGKNGSGKSTLMQLICHTLSPTQGSVVTNGKIAALLELGAGFNPEFTGRENVYLAASLYGLTKKETDNAFQSIIDFSEIHDFIDQPVKTYSSGMFVRLAFSVVAHVKADILIIDEALSVGDAYFVQKCMRFLRQFISNDGTLVFCSHDTGAVTNLCNKAIWVDRGEIRQIGTPKEVTQNYLASLYDQNTQYKSKNINTTATEKEEEDSRDCRESLYENSTLRNDIKVFKFKEEVGYFGAGGAKIINTYFKNSAGEIISTLTGGDSVCLVVECLAERDLLNPIVGFQIKDRLGQVIFADNTYLKYMDTNIEINHNSTFMANFSFRLPILPTGDYSISPAIAEGTQESHIQLNWMHDALIFKVHASSVCLGIIGLDMKNIEIEVI
- a CDS encoding ABC transporter permease, with amino-acid sequence MALDGKSNFFYITKSLVTREIATKYRGSTVGAAWIFLQPILMLVIYTFVFGSILQAKWGVKSTSHGEYALILFAGLIIFNFVSECLSKAPSVIISNTNYVKKVIFPLQLLPLVIVVSAFINMVIAIGVWILFYILLVGLPPLTVLFLPAILIPIALLTYGVTSFLAAVGVYFRDVNQFLGVFLTGLMFISPIFYPIQVLPKDIASYIYLNPLTIPVDQLRSALYWGVAPNPESYFIYLFASILLAFLGHKFFLKTKVGFSDVI